Proteins co-encoded in one Gleimia hominis genomic window:
- a CDS encoding SixA phosphatase family protein gives MRVVLMRHGEANWGYHDLGRPLTTMGMQQAGFAARHIARYVTEPLLLTSPAARAQQSAQIIAVELGVEPIVMNEIYYGDEDDLCRLVTSFTDPQIVVVGHMPTVLAAAENLVTDEESHRVRAVGGAPATHWIIDRAPNSPTRSGTLVAAGAPTLS, from the coding sequence ATGCGGGTTGTACTTATGCGTCATGGGGAAGCGAACTGGGGGTATCACGATTTGGGGCGCCCGTTGACGACCATGGGGATGCAGCAGGCTGGTTTCGCTGCACGTCACATTGCCCGCTACGTTACCGAGCCGTTGCTACTGACTTCGCCGGCTGCACGCGCGCAGCAGAGTGCGCAGATTATAGCGGTGGAGCTCGGGGTAGAGCCGATTGTGATGAACGAGATCTACTACGGTGATGAGGATGACCTCTGCCGTTTAGTCACGAGTTTCACCGACCCACAGATCGTGGTGGTTGGGCACATGCCGACCGTGCTCGCCGCTGCTGAGAATCTAGTGACGGACGAAGAAAGTCACCGTGTCCGCGCAGTTGGTGGTGCGCCCGCGACCCACTGGATAATCGACCGCGCCCCAAACAGCCCCACCCGCTCCGGCACCCTAGTAGCTGCTGGCGCCCCCACCCTTTCGTAA